The Solanum pennellii chromosome 7, SPENNV200 DNA segment aggcgagggagagaacgagagtgacgagcgagattcACCAAGAGTGAGGCGAAATAACAACAGTTTGCTATGAGATACAATTAAATCGAACTATGattatttataacatttaatttgaattaatagtttgcaatatatacaatttttcctaaattttatcataaaaaacaCATTATTTGAGAATGTAAAAATTATGACATATCCTAGATGGATTTACCTAAAAAATTTCACGAAGTCAAGCAATATactacaaacaaataataaaggGACTTTATAAAacttccatggaaaatgttttagTTGGAAAAAGAAGTTCtattctaacttattttttcttgtttggttggtcagtagaaaataatttttaatatttgattggtgaatgaaaaatacttttcaaaaaatatcttttatttttggctTGAGACTAGAAAATActctttagaaaaataatttttgacccGCCCGAAATTAAATCAACCTCGATAATCGATCTAGGACTTGACTCTGACCCCCAAAATAGGACACGATTCTGACAATCGTTCCAGAAGAAACAATTATGAAGTTCGATCGCTAATGGACGACAATTGCGCGCTAATGCATGAATTCTTGATTTTGTGAGATTCAAATTTAAGGACAATTTATTTCCAGAAGAGAGGAATCATATCATCCATGATGGCATACCTTTATCAAAAAGTAGATGAGTTCAATGAAGAGGCAATGATAGGCATTACTCAGTTATatttagagacttcatagatagacatTTAGTTATGCTTCAGTGTGATTTTTGTGTCCTTAATTTGTCAGTGATTTCAATAGTAtgatttacattaatgaaaagTATTTCTTTTACAAGACTCTCCGGCCTTCAAATGCTTTTAAACTATATTTTCATGTCTCGATGTACTAGAGTCTAGGCTTGCGATGACACCGAGTATCAATCTCACATAGAGTCAAGGCTTAGCCGTACATGGTATGTGGAAcgatatataaatatttatatagaaaaataacaCAACTCACATCAACAATACTTTGTTTTAACTGTATCGCACTATGTATCATTTGGTAAACCTCAAAATCTTCCATCTtaaattcaaattgaattttaaattgaaaaaatccaTAGATATTTACAGCTACATATGTAATAGGTAGGAATTATTTAGCAACTATACAAAATCTGAAAGAAAtcaattgaaataaaagaaatcagTAAAAAAGTACCTTGTTGgcaattattaatattaatagaaagttatacaatacaatacactTAGTCATCACCCAAAGCTTGGCCAAAATGGTAGCACACATAAATCAGCCTTATTTCATTATATTACACACATAAAATAGGCAGCTTCTTAATTGTTTGTTTACAATTGTCAAAGGCAAGACATGAGACACTTAAAGTTTGTTAGTAGTGGCAAGGTGAATAACAGTAGCAAGCATATTTTGCCCAGTAATATTTGTGACCCCATGGTTTGTACTTCTTACAAATACCATATTTAGCTCCATAGTAGTACTTGCAATGATGACTACATTTGTAAGAGTATTGACAAGGTCCATTCCACTTGTCACTTTTTTTCCAACAATATTTTCCTTCTGCCATTTGTATTTCtgcaattaaaagaaaattgaacaCATGTtatgtacaaatataataaaatacaaacattttaaaaattcgtaATCTTAAACAAATCGTTATATTTGGTAGCTATAAAATTATGTGGACTCACCAGTTGCAACAACAAGGAAGAGGCAAAAGAGAAGGGCAAGAAAAGTAGTGTACTTTGCCATAGCTcttattttctgttgatttCTTGATGATGAAACAAACAATTGAAATTGTGGCATTTATAGTGCTAGAAACTCAAGTTGTCAACTTAATTCCATTTGATTTGATCAAGGATTACGTTGGACGAtgtttgtttaattaatttataagatgGATAATTGAAAGTAGAAAGAATTAATCAAGCACAAGTAGCATTTCTTTGATTGAAAAGAATTTGAATTAATCAAAGAGCTATTTGAATGATAAAGTCTACTACTTATAATTGATCAATTCTGTATCTTCACAAATTAAATTGCTTTTATGAAGTCAACATTCCTTAGTGTTAATACGTGTTATTTAACTCAAATTTTCCTACTTTTAATTATAAGATGGATAATTAGAATGACAGGACATCAAGTACAAATGAATTTGTCCAACACAATTAACATTTCTTTAATTGAAAAGAATTTGAATTGATCAAGAAGCAATTTGAGTGATCAAGTCTTCTACAAATTGATCAATTCATGGAATCATGTCcttgaaatttgattttcagATCTAAGTTTCATGGACCGAACTACTGGTCATAGAAGTTTATACGCTCTGTAGAAGGTCTCGTGGAAACCAAGTCCTGAAGCACACTCTAGTAAGCTTCTTACGAGCGAGCAAGACGGTCCATCCAAGTCTCTATGAGAGGGTCTATGGACGGTAGAATTTTGTATGAACCGTAGATGACCTTTCATAGACGGCTTCCGCCAATTTTTAAGAGaggttattttagtttttttacaTCCTTCCTAAATTTAAACCATGCTGTTGTTACACCTAATTAAGGTCACAAGAATCCCCTGACACAAAGTTGAGTTAAAAGCTTCCTTACcgattaagttttgatataagAATATACTtaattaggtcaacttcaaacgatcatatATTTTAGAATATGAAGATTTAGGTGACCCGTAACCTATCAAACTAAAGGGTATTTGGGTCTTCTTTCCAGCGTCACCAATTTTAATTTGCATCAATCTGAGTTCACAATAAatagttatgatcattttattaTGTAGTGATGATTTATCCGAcggaaaaaataatactaaaaagTTATCTTTTTACCCTTAAGAAAGCCCTAAACTAATTTCTTCACTAACAAAAGACCCAAAACAATCTGGTTTTCATCTCTTAATCTCCATTCTCTTCTCTCTCAACTTCTAAGGCAAAATCATTTTGAATCTCACACCTCAAACTTTCATCCTAACTTACGTCTTAGATATCGATTCTCAATACTAATCCTACATCCAACTCCTGATTCTCAATTTGAGACCCAACTTTGACTCTATAAGAGACCCAATTCCTGAATTTCAGATTGAGTCATGGTCGGATTTGAGTTACGATTAGCGGTTGAATTTCGGGTCAAGTGTCGGATCGAATTCAATGGTGGCATACATCTATTTAAATTGATTCAATGAAGAGGCAAtgatattcattaagtcattacTTAGTTATATTTAGAGGTTCATAGGTAGACAACTAGTTATGCTTCAGTTTAACCTTCATGTCCTTTCATTAGTGAAAAGTTGCGTCAGTGATTTTGTTGGGTTTAGGCCTTTTTCACCTTCCTAATGTGGATGAATAAAAGTTCAAGGTTTTGGGTCTTCTATCCTTTTCTTTGTGGATAAAATTAACCAAATTTTACAAGTCCAGATTTGTCTATAAGCCCAATATTATGGTGCATATGTAAGACTTTCTTTTAGGTCTTATTTGAAGTAAATCACAAGAATTTGAGAGCAGCCAATATAGAGAGAAATGTGAGAAAGTGCAGATTTTCGCATAAGCCATAGCAGCCAATTTCAAATCgtgattcccgcttcgtttcttgttcGATTGAGCTAATTTTTGGACGTGTTCCTTTCAACTTAATCTTTGATTGGGAACTGAGAGAGGGTGATTTGGAGTCCTATATCTCCAGACTTTAgctcgtgaacagtagctgcgattTGGATATTTTAGCTCCTTTTGTTTATCTAATATTTGGTGCTATCTTGTAGTTGTGTTGCTCATTGTTTTGGTTGTCGGTGACCATTTTGGAGGACACTTTGTAACTTTTGTTGATTATAGTGAATCTTTGATCTTGTAGTTTTTACTCTTCATACCGAAGAGGTTTTCCACGTTAAATTTGGTGTCTCttatgttgatttattttcttgcttggttggtatgtttgctgccCCAAACTATTTGATTCTTGCATTATTTTGTTGTCTCTTGGTTCAAATAGAAGGGAAAGTTTTGACTTGGGTTTCTTTCACTATCTCCTTTGTCTTGCACATTCGTTTTTGTGCTTGCCTTTCTCAACAGATTTCAGTACTATGACAAAGTGTTACTTTTAAAAGACTTTCCTTCAAATGCTTTTAATCTATGTTTTCACTCACTTTTAGATGTATGCCATCTGTCTAACGCTATATTGTAGGTATGCTCGGACCAACAATGGAATTGAGTATCAATCTCGCATAGAGtctaggctcggggcatgataATACACATGTATGTTTGAGTCatgttatttttatcttaaGCATGCATGGCATGTGacacaatatataaatatttatatagaaaaatagCATAATTCACACCAATTGTTATTAATAGAAAGGCATGTACAGTACAATAACTCATCACGCAAAGCTTGGCCAAAATAGTTGCACACATAAATCAGCCTTGTTACATTGTTACACATAAAATAGGTAGCttcttaattatttgtttacatAATCAAAACCAAGCCATGAGACGCTGAAAGATTTTTAGTAGTGGCAAGGTGAGTAGCAGTAGCAAGCATATTTTGCCCAGTAATATTTGTGACCCCATGGTTTGTACTTCTTACAAATACCATATTTAGCTCCATAGAAGTACTTGCAATGATGACTACATTTGTAAGAGTATTGACAAGGTCCATTCCACTTGTCACTTTTTTTCCAGCAGTATTTGCCTTCTGCCGTTTGTATTTCtgcaaaaataagaaaattgaaaactCGTGGTATGAACTTGCAATAGCAAATTCCTAATAATTTCCTATTAATAACAATGCCTCCATTTCATGTTATTTGACCATGTTTGACTAGTCACAGcgttgaataaaaaataaatattttaaaaaaattataattttaagcAAATCATTATATTTGGTAGCTATGGAATCATGTCGACTCACCAGTTGCAGCAACAAGGAAGAGGCAAAAGAGAAGGGCAAGAAAAGTAGTGTACTTTGCCATAGCTCTTATTTTCTGTTAATTTCTTATTGATGAAACAAGCAATTGAAATGGTGGTATTTATAATGTTGGAAACTCAAGTTGTCAACTTAATTCCATTTGATTTCTTCAAGGATTACATTAGATGTTTGATTAATTAGTCATAAGATGGATAATTAAATTATGACATATCAATTACAATGAATTAGTCCATCACAATAAgcatttctttaattttaaataatttgaattgatCAAAGAGCTATTTGAGTGATAAAGTCTTCTACTAATTGATCAATTTTGTATCTCCACAAATTGTTTTTAggaaaaagggtctgatatacccctcaactttgttatttggagctgatataccccttgttatgaaagtggctcatatatacccctaattataaacaaatgactcacatatacccttttcctctaacggaaatggaaaaaaaaataattttaatctaactttttattatttttttctacaatatataatcccatatgagtaaatttaatcctcatcaaacatatttttgactttttttttgtttcaataactaatttagaattattattttgataatcaaatttatttatgtttcactaatattcttgtaaaacttattgtagatgaccaaatttttttcttcgaatataaaaattaaattacaatatagacaaaaaaaatagtttaaattttttttctttaaacaaaggaatgaaagaaaaaaataaaataagaataagaaactcaaataattataataaaagaagttaaaaaataatttatgtattaaaaaattaaaatataccttgaactttgatagaaaaatcatatatatccctaaataatttttaaaaaaaataaaagtaataaatataaatttagaactaatttttttaacttccgttaaatgaagggtatatgtgagccattttgtaacggcaggggtatatgtgagccatttgtataacggtaagggcatatatgagccactttcataacgaggggtatatcagctccaaatgacaaagttgaggggtatatcagacccttttcccttNNNNNNNNNNNNNNNNNNNNNNNNNNNNNNNNNNNNNNNNNNNNNNNNNNNNNNNNNNNNNNNNNNNNNNNNNNNNNNNNNNNNNNNNNNNNNNNNNNNNNNNNNNNNNNNNNNNNNNNNNNNNNNNNNNNNNNNNNNNNNNNNNNNNNNNNNNNNNNNNNNNNNNNNNNNNNNNNNNNNNNNNNNNNtaccccttgttatgaaagtggctcatatatacccctaattataaacaaatgactcacatatacccttttcctctaacggaaatggaaaaaaaaataattttaatctaactttttattatttttttctacaatatataatcccatatgagtaaatttaatcctcatcaaacatatttttgactttttttttgtttcaatgactaatttagaattattattttgataatcaaatttatttatgtttcactaatattcttgtaaaacttattgtagatgaccaaatttttttcttcgaatataaaaattaaattacaatatagacaaaaaaaatagtttaaattttttttctttaaacaaaggaatgaaagaaaaaaataaaataagaataagaaactcaaataattataataaaagaagttaaaaaataatttatgtattaaaaaattaaaatataccttgaactttgatataaaaatcatatatatccctaaataatttttaaaaaaaataaaagtaataaatataaatttagaactaatttttttaacttccgttaaatgaagggtatatgtgagccattttgtaacggcagggggatatgtgagccatttgtataacggtaagggcatatatgagccactttcataacgaggggtatatcagctccaaatgacaaagttgaggggtatatcagacccttttcccttgttTTTATGAGGTCGCCACCCCTTTGTGTTAATACATGTTATTTTAATGACTACCTAATGTATTTAAGAATGGAGTTTTTCAAATGTCAAATACAATAAATGTTATCATATAAAACATTTTGTTTGAGAGAGTAAAAATCTTGGATTTGCCTTAAAAACTTCATGAAGTCACGCAGTTATAGGTTATAAGACAATAATGATTAGGTTAACatatagttatatttttaagtagatttttttatttattagttaattatatttagtatatttgtttattattctAGAATAAGATTTATGTTTCATAGCTTTATAATGATTGGGCTAACTATAATTATTAGTTTGGAATAGGATTTAGGTTTCTTACTTTCATAATAATTAGACTTCTATTTAAAGGAGTTCTTGAGGAATAAAtcaattaagaaatattttagcAAAACACAAGACATGAGAGTTCTCTCTTCCTTTAAACTCTAAGGTTTCAACATTCCTTTAACGAGATGAACTTATTTATCTCTCTATGAATTGATCATTCCCTAAAGTTTCATAACAATTTGATATCAGAGTCTAACGTAAAGAGCAATGAGATCAGTTCCAGATTTCAAAAAGAACGTTCCATTACAGAAACCCTAATGGACTTTGAAATTGTAGCATTAATGGAACAACGACTCAGTGAAATAGTTGTCCAAGTCATTCGAGAAAAATTATCTAGATTGAAAATTGGCTCCACAAAACCAGCAACCGACAAGCATTAGTCAAATAGCGCAAGACAACTAGTGGATCAACAACTCCTGCTGCTAAAGGCAACACACCACCTATTCCATTGGGCGGTGAGAATCATCCAACAAGTTGTAATTCACATGCAAAGATGGATACTTATAACGACACCAAGTGTTGGGTTCAAAAGTAATTAGGACATCATGCAAAAGCTTTTAGTTCCAAATCATAGatacaataaatcaaatgaaaaataaaagtatagc contains these protein-coding regions:
- the LOC107025432 gene encoding defensin D1-like, whose amino-acid sequence is MAKYTTFLALLFCLFLVVATEIQMAEGKYCWKKSDKWNGPCQYSYKCSHHCKYYYGAKYGICKKYKPWGHKYYWAKYACYCYSPCHY
- the LOC107025433 gene encoding defensin D1-like → MAKYTTFLALLFCLFLVAATEIQTAEGKYCWKKSDKWNGPCQYSYKCSHHCKYFYGAKYGICKKYKPWGHKYYWAKYACYCYSPCHY